Part of the candidate division WOR-3 bacterium genome, GAGATTCTCGACCAACTGGCCGACTCGGCCATCCAGCGTGAGGAGAACTTCGACTCGTTCAAGGAGTTCTTCCTCGACCAGATCAAAGCCATGGAGCCGGAACTGCGCGAACTGACCGGCGACCCGACGGCCGAAATCCCGATCGACAAGCAGGCGCGCGTGCTCTATGTTCCGCTCTCGGGCAAGCACACCATCCTGCCGGCAGCGGCGCTCCTGCACGCCGCGGGTGAGTCGTGGACATTGAGCAAGTTCGATGCCGCCAACTACGCGGTCTTCCTGCACGACATTCCCCGGGCCAGGCGGATCGTCGAGCGCGTGGTCAAAGAGGCAGTGCAGCTCGGCGTCGAAGAGGTGGTCATCACCGAGTGCGGCCATGCCTACTCCTGCTACCGCTGGTCCGCGCCCAACTGGTTCGAGGGCGGGCTGCCGTTCAAGGTCCGCAGCATCGTCGAACTGATAGCCGAGTGGGTTGAGAACGGGGAGATTCCCGTGGCCCGGCTCGACTCAAGCGAGGTCGGCAGGCTGACGCTGCACGATCCCTGCAACTTGGGCCGCAACGGCGGCGTCTTCAATGAGCCACGCTCGGTGCTGAAGCAGATCGCGCCGGAGTTCGTGGAACTTGCACCGAACCGCAAGAATAGCATCTGCTGTGGCGGAGGCAGCGGTCTCGTCGCCAACCTGGACTATGAAGAACAGCGGCTAGAGGCCGGCAAGCCGAAGGCCGACCAGATACGTGCTACCGGTGCCAGGGTCGTCGTCGCCTCCTGCGACAACTGCCGCCACCAGATCACCGAGCTCAGCGAGCACTACAGGCTGGGCGTGGAAGTGATGG contains:
- a CDS encoding (Fe-S)-binding protein — protein: MGLLPVLHGGAHLPGLRAVQQDPSLSLLPVRPVLLRPGFGPQGPVQRRGALMGVSSNGHVKTALGVLDKSLTRQMETWLNVCAHCGMCNDACHYYLATGNTKLLPTYKTDKLRNVWRKKHEWIARVFPWWVSAVDLTEERLKEMSEIAFRDCTLCGRCVVNCPFGVDTRQIMRTMRAMALAAGYAPEILDQLADSAIQREENFDSFKEFFLDQIKAMEPELRELTGDPTAEIPIDKQARVLYVPLSGKHTILPAAALLHAAGESWTLSKFDAANYAVFLHDIPRARRIVERVVKEAVQLGVEEVVITECGHAYSCYRWSAPNWFEGGLPFKVRSIVELIAEWVENGEIPVARLDSSEVGRLTLHDPCNLGRNGGVFNEPRSVLKQIAPEFVELAPNRKNSICCGGGSGLVANLDYEEQRLEAGKPKADQIRATGARVVVASCDNCRHQITELSEHYRLGVEVMGLAELTVKAMVKAVAASPRSARSTASSTRPRMK